From a region of the Cucumis sativus cultivar 9930 chromosome 6, Cucumber_9930_V3, whole genome shotgun sequence genome:
- the LOC101203424 gene encoding beta-galactosidase 3 isoform X1 has translation MATNSVSKLSMLVLGLFWLLGVQFVQCSVTYDRKAILINGQRRVLFSGSIHYPRSTPEMWEGLIQKAKEGGLDVVETYVFWNVHEPSPGNYNFEGRYDLVRFIKTIQKAGLYANLRIGPYVCAEWNFGGFPVWLKYVPGISFRTDNEPFKRAMQGFTEKIVGLMKSENLFESQGGPIILSQIENEYGVQSKLFGAAGQNYMTWAAKMAVGLGTGVPWVMCKEEDAPDPVINTCNGFYCDAFSPNRPYKPTMWTEAWSGWFNEFGGPIHQRPVQDLAFAVALFIQKGGSFINYYMYHGGTNFGRTAGGPFITTSYDYDAPIDEYGLIRQPKYGHLKELHRAVKMCEKALVSADPIVTSLGSSQQAYVYTSESGNCAAFLSNYDTDSAARVMFNNMHYNLPPWSISILPDCRNVVFNTAKVGVQTSQLEMLPTNSPMLLWESYNEDVSAEDDSTTMTASGLLEQINVTKDTSDYLWYITSVDIGSTESFLHGGELPTLIVQSTGHAVHIFINGRLSGAILSSFFFDVSSHQHKTRSLIYFDWLSGSAFGSRENRRFTYTGKVNFRAGRNTIALLSVAVGLPNVGGHFETWNTGILGPVALHGLDQGKLDLSWAKWTYKVGLKGEAMNLVSPNGISSVEWMEGSLAAQAPQPLTWHKSNFDAPEGDEPLAIDMRGMGKGQIWINGVSIGRYWTAYATGNCDKCNYAGTFRPPKCQQGCGQPTQRWYHVPRAWLKPKDNLLVVFEELGGNPTSISLVKRSVTGVCADVSEYHPTLKNWHIESYGKSEDLHRPKVHLKCSAGYSITSIKFASFGTPLGTCGSYQQGTCHAPMSYDILEKRCIGKQRCAVTISNTNFGQDPCPNVLKRLSVEVVCAPATTAAEPNWRG, from the exons ATGGCAACCAACTCGGTTTCCAAGCTTTCGATGTTGGTTTTGGGGCTATTTTGGCTTTTGGGTGTTCAGTTTGTTCAATGTAGTGTGACATATGATAGAAAGGCTATTTTGATTAATGGTCAGAGGAGAGTTCTCTTCTCTGGTTCCATACATTATCCAAGAAGCACTCCTGAG ATGTGGGAAGGTCTGATACAGAAAGCAAAAGAAGGTGGTCTCGATGTCGTTGAAACTTATGTGTTTTGGAATGTTCATGAACCTTCCCCTGGCAAT TACAATTTTGAAGGGAGATATGATCTGGTGAGGTTCATAAAGACCATTCAGAAAGCTGGACTATATGCAAATCTACGCATTGGACCTTATGTTTGTGCGGAGTGGAACTTTGG AGGGTTTCCTGTTTGGCTGAAGTATGTCCCAGGCATTAGCTTCAGAACAGATAATGAACCTTTCAAG AGAGCAATGCAGGGATTTACAGAAAAAATTGTGGGGTTGATGAAAAGTGAAAACTTGTTTGAGTCCCAAGGTGGCCCCATCATTCTCTCTCAG ATTGAGAATGAATATGGAGTACAGAGCAAGTTATTTGGGGCTGCTGGGCAAAATTATATGACATGGGCGGCAAAGATGGCTGTAGGACTAGGAACAGGTGTCCCATGGGTGATGTGCAAGGAAGAGGATGCCCCCGATCCAGTG ATTAATACATGCAATGGCTTTTATTGTGATGCATTTTCTCCCAATAGACCCTACAAACCTACAATGTGGACAGAGGCTTGGAGTGGCTG GTTTAATGAGTTTGGGGGTCCAATTCACCAAAGACCCGTTCAAGATTTGGCATTTGCAGTTGCTCTGTTCATTCAGAAAGGAGGATCGTTTATTAACTATTACATG TACCATGGAGGGACGAACTTTGGACGCACAGCAGGAGGACCTTTCATTACTACCAGCTATGACTATGATGCTCCAATAGATGAATATG gATTGATCAGGCAACCAAAGTATGGTCATCTGAAGGAGCTTCATAGGGCGGTGAAGATGTGCGAGAAGGCGTTAGTTTCAGCAGATCCAATTGTGACTTCGTTAGGGAGCTCTCAACAG GCTTACGTTTACACATCAGAATCAGGAAATTGTGCAGcctttctttcaaattatgaCACAGATTCAGCTGCAAGAGTGATGTTCAATAACATGCACTATAATTTGCCTCCATGGTCCATCAGTATCCTTCCTGATTGCAGAAACGTAGTTTTCAATACTGCCaag GTTGGAGTTCAAACATCACAATTGGAAATGCTACCAACAAACTCTCCAATGCTCTTATGGGAAAGCTACAATGAAGACGTTTCTGCGGAGGATGATAGCACAACAATGACTGCTTCTGGTTTACTAGAGCAGATAAATGTTACCAAAGACACTAGTGACTACCTGTGGTATATTACTAG TGTAGATATTGGCTCAACTGAATCCTTCCTGCATGGTGGAGAACTCCCCACACTGATTGTTCAGTCAACTGGCCATGCTGTGCATATCTTTATTAATGGGAGACTTTCAGGTGCAATACtatcttcattcttctttgaTGTCTCTTCTCATCAACATAAAACAAgaagtttaatatattttgattggtTATCAGGTTCTGCCTTTGGGTCAAGAGAAAATAGAAGATTCACTTATACCGGTAAAGTCAATTTTCGTGCTGGACGAAACACAATTGCACTCTTGAGTGTTGCTGTGGGACTGCCA AATGTTGGGGGACACTTTGAGACATGGAACACCGGAATATTGGGTCCAGTTGCTCTTCATGGACTTGATCAAGGAAAATTGGATTTATCCTGGGCGAAATGGACCTACAAG GTTGGGCTGAAAGGAGAAGCCATGAATCTCGTATCTCCAAATGGTATATCTTCAGTTGAATGGATGGAAGGATCATTGGCTGCACAAGCACCACAACCACTGACTTGGCACAAG AGCAACTTTGATGCACCTGAAGGAGATGAGCCATTGGCTATAGACATGCGAGGAATGGGGAAGGGCCAAATATGGATTAATGGAGTGAGTATTGGAAGATACTGGACTGCATATGCTACTGGTAATTGTGATAAATGCAATTATGCTGGAACCTTTAGACCTCCCAAGTGTCAGCAAGGCTGTGGCCAGCCAACACAAAGATG gTACCATGTCCCTCGTGCTTGGTTGAAGCCAAAAGACAATCTGTTAGTAGTTTTTGAGGAACTTGGAGGGAATCCCACAAGCATCAGCTTGGTGAAAAGATCAGTAACTGGTGTTTGTGCTGATGTCTCGGAATACCATCCAACCCTTAAGAACTGGCACATTGAAAGCTATGGAAAGTCGGAAGATTTACATAGACCCAAAGTTCATCTCAAGTGTTCTGCAGGTTATTCCATAACATCCATCAAATTTGCAAGCTTCGGAACTCCACTAGGAACCTGCGGAAGCTACCAACAAGGAACTTGCCATGCCCCGATGTCATACGACATTCTAGAGAAG AGGTGCATAGGGAAGCAAAGATGTGCTGTTACCATATCTAATACTAACTTCGGGCAAGATCCATGTCCAAATGTGTTGAAGCGACTATCGGTTGAAGTTGTATGTGCTCCGGCAACTACAGCCGCAGAACCCAACTGGAGGGGTTGA
- the LOC101203424 gene encoding beta-galactosidase 3 isoform X2, with protein MATNSVSKLSMLVLGLFWLLGVQFVQCSVTYDRKAILINGQRRVLFSGSIHYPRSTPEMWEGLIQKAKEGGLDVVETYVFWNVHEPSPGNYNFEGRYDLVRFIKTIQKAGLYANLRIGPYVCAEWNFGGFPVWLKYVPGISFRTDNEPFKRAMQGFTEKIVGLMKSENLFESQGGPIILSQIENEYGVQSKLFGAAGQNYMTWAAKMAVGLGTGVPWVMCKEEDAPDPVINTCNGFYCDAFSPNRPYKPTMWTEAWSGWFNEFGGPIHQRPVQDLAFAVALFIQKGGSFINYYMYHGGTNFGRTAGGPFITTSYDYDAPIDEYGLIRQPKYGHLKELHRAVKMCEKALVSADPIVTSLGSSQQAYVYTSESGNCAAFLSNYDTDSAARVMFNNMHYNLPPWSISILPDCRNVVFNTAKVGVQTSQLEMLPTNSPMLLWESYNEDVSAEDDSTTMTASGLLEQINVTKDTSDYLWYITSVDIGSTESFLHGGELPTLIVQSTGHAVHIFINGRLSGSAFGSRENRRFTYTGKVNFRAGRNTIALLSVAVGLPNVGGHFETWNTGILGPVALHGLDQGKLDLSWAKWTYKVGLKGEAMNLVSPNGISSVEWMEGSLAAQAPQPLTWHKSNFDAPEGDEPLAIDMRGMGKGQIWINGVSIGRYWTAYATGNCDKCNYAGTFRPPKCQQGCGQPTQRWYHVPRAWLKPKDNLLVVFEELGGNPTSISLVKRSVTGVCADVSEYHPTLKNWHIESYGKSEDLHRPKVHLKCSAGYSITSIKFASFGTPLGTCGSYQQGTCHAPMSYDILEKRCIGKQRCAVTISNTNFGQDPCPNVLKRLSVEVVCAPATTAAEPNWRG; from the exons ATGGCAACCAACTCGGTTTCCAAGCTTTCGATGTTGGTTTTGGGGCTATTTTGGCTTTTGGGTGTTCAGTTTGTTCAATGTAGTGTGACATATGATAGAAAGGCTATTTTGATTAATGGTCAGAGGAGAGTTCTCTTCTCTGGTTCCATACATTATCCAAGAAGCACTCCTGAG ATGTGGGAAGGTCTGATACAGAAAGCAAAAGAAGGTGGTCTCGATGTCGTTGAAACTTATGTGTTTTGGAATGTTCATGAACCTTCCCCTGGCAAT TACAATTTTGAAGGGAGATATGATCTGGTGAGGTTCATAAAGACCATTCAGAAAGCTGGACTATATGCAAATCTACGCATTGGACCTTATGTTTGTGCGGAGTGGAACTTTGG AGGGTTTCCTGTTTGGCTGAAGTATGTCCCAGGCATTAGCTTCAGAACAGATAATGAACCTTTCAAG AGAGCAATGCAGGGATTTACAGAAAAAATTGTGGGGTTGATGAAAAGTGAAAACTTGTTTGAGTCCCAAGGTGGCCCCATCATTCTCTCTCAG ATTGAGAATGAATATGGAGTACAGAGCAAGTTATTTGGGGCTGCTGGGCAAAATTATATGACATGGGCGGCAAAGATGGCTGTAGGACTAGGAACAGGTGTCCCATGGGTGATGTGCAAGGAAGAGGATGCCCCCGATCCAGTG ATTAATACATGCAATGGCTTTTATTGTGATGCATTTTCTCCCAATAGACCCTACAAACCTACAATGTGGACAGAGGCTTGGAGTGGCTG GTTTAATGAGTTTGGGGGTCCAATTCACCAAAGACCCGTTCAAGATTTGGCATTTGCAGTTGCTCTGTTCATTCAGAAAGGAGGATCGTTTATTAACTATTACATG TACCATGGAGGGACGAACTTTGGACGCACAGCAGGAGGACCTTTCATTACTACCAGCTATGACTATGATGCTCCAATAGATGAATATG gATTGATCAGGCAACCAAAGTATGGTCATCTGAAGGAGCTTCATAGGGCGGTGAAGATGTGCGAGAAGGCGTTAGTTTCAGCAGATCCAATTGTGACTTCGTTAGGGAGCTCTCAACAG GCTTACGTTTACACATCAGAATCAGGAAATTGTGCAGcctttctttcaaattatgaCACAGATTCAGCTGCAAGAGTGATGTTCAATAACATGCACTATAATTTGCCTCCATGGTCCATCAGTATCCTTCCTGATTGCAGAAACGTAGTTTTCAATACTGCCaag GTTGGAGTTCAAACATCACAATTGGAAATGCTACCAACAAACTCTCCAATGCTCTTATGGGAAAGCTACAATGAAGACGTTTCTGCGGAGGATGATAGCACAACAATGACTGCTTCTGGTTTACTAGAGCAGATAAATGTTACCAAAGACACTAGTGACTACCTGTGGTATATTACTAG TGTAGATATTGGCTCAACTGAATCCTTCCTGCATGGTGGAGAACTCCCCACACTGATTGTTCAGTCAACTGGCCATGCTGTGCATATCTTTATTAATGGGAGACTTTCAG GTTCTGCCTTTGGGTCAAGAGAAAATAGAAGATTCACTTATACCGGTAAAGTCAATTTTCGTGCTGGACGAAACACAATTGCACTCTTGAGTGTTGCTGTGGGACTGCCA AATGTTGGGGGACACTTTGAGACATGGAACACCGGAATATTGGGTCCAGTTGCTCTTCATGGACTTGATCAAGGAAAATTGGATTTATCCTGGGCGAAATGGACCTACAAG GTTGGGCTGAAAGGAGAAGCCATGAATCTCGTATCTCCAAATGGTATATCTTCAGTTGAATGGATGGAAGGATCATTGGCTGCACAAGCACCACAACCACTGACTTGGCACAAG AGCAACTTTGATGCACCTGAAGGAGATGAGCCATTGGCTATAGACATGCGAGGAATGGGGAAGGGCCAAATATGGATTAATGGAGTGAGTATTGGAAGATACTGGACTGCATATGCTACTGGTAATTGTGATAAATGCAATTATGCTGGAACCTTTAGACCTCCCAAGTGTCAGCAAGGCTGTGGCCAGCCAACACAAAGATG gTACCATGTCCCTCGTGCTTGGTTGAAGCCAAAAGACAATCTGTTAGTAGTTTTTGAGGAACTTGGAGGGAATCCCACAAGCATCAGCTTGGTGAAAAGATCAGTAACTGGTGTTTGTGCTGATGTCTCGGAATACCATCCAACCCTTAAGAACTGGCACATTGAAAGCTATGGAAAGTCGGAAGATTTACATAGACCCAAAGTTCATCTCAAGTGTTCTGCAGGTTATTCCATAACATCCATCAAATTTGCAAGCTTCGGAACTCCACTAGGAACCTGCGGAAGCTACCAACAAGGAACTTGCCATGCCCCGATGTCATACGACATTCTAGAGAAG AGGTGCATAGGGAAGCAAAGATGTGCTGTTACCATATCTAATACTAACTTCGGGCAAGATCCATGTCCAAATGTGTTGAAGCGACTATCGGTTGAAGTTGTATGTGCTCCGGCAACTACAGCCGCAGAACCCAACTGGAGGGGTTGA
- the LOC101203181 gene encoding thioredoxin H-type: MAAAAEATEGVVIRCITIDSWEHQIQQGNGSKKLIVVDFTASWCGPCRFIAPFLDELARKHPNVTFLKVDVDELESVAKDWGVEAMPTFMFLKEGRILDKVVGAKKEELQQTVAKHLATASA; the protein is encoded by the exons ATGGCAGCAGCTGCAGAAGCTACAGAGGGAGTAGTAATCCGTTGTATCACTATTGATTCATGGGAGCACCAAATTCAGCAGGGCAATGGCTCTAAAAAATTG ATAGTTGTGGATTTTACTGCATCATGGTGTGGTCCATGTCGGTTCATTGCACCTTTCCTAGACGAGCTTGCTAGAAAACATCCCAATGTCACATTTTTGAAGGTTGATGTGGATGAACTGGAG TCGGTGGCTAAAGATTGGGGGGTGGAGGCAATGCCTACTTTTATGTTTCTGAAAGAGGGAAGAATTCTGGACAAGGTAGTTGGAGCTAAGAAGGAAGAACTGCAACAGACCGTAGCGAAGCACTTGGCTACTGCTTCTGCCTGA
- the LOC101202948 gene encoding purple acid phosphatase 5, with product MSAIWQSIALLLLLSLANLTHGGITSRFMRKLEASLDMPAEAFPPPSGHNAPEQVHITQGDRNGKGVIISWLTPLSPKPNVVRYWAADSDEEHDHKVRSRITTYKYYNYTSGYIHHATINDLQYDTKYFYEIGSGDATRRFFFTTPPMVGPDVPYIFGIIGDLGQTYDSNQTFEHYYSNSKGQAVLFVGDLSYADNHPFHDNRKWDTWGRFVEKSTAYQPWIWTAGNHEMDFAPEIGENTPFKPFTHRYHVPYKTAQSSSPLWYSIKRASAYIIVLSSYSAYGTYTPQYQWLQNEFTKVNREETPWLIVMVHSPWYNSYNYHYMEGESMRVMFESWFVENKVDLVLSGHVHAYERSERVSNVRYNITNRLSSPIRDINAPMYITIGDGGNIEGLANQFTEPQPNYSAFREASFGHALLEIKNRTHAYYTWHRNHDNEPVAADSLWIYNRFWYPEDESSQ from the exons ATGTCTGCGATTTGGCAGTCCATAGCTCTGCTTCTACTCCTCTCTCTCGCCAATCTCACTCATGGAGGTATTACCAGTAGGTTCATGAGGAAACTTGAAGCTTCCCTTGATATGCCCGCCGAAGCTTTCCCCCCACCCTCCGGTCACAACGCTCCCGAACAG GTCCATATAACACAGGGAGATCGTAATGGCAAAGGCGTTATAATTTCTTGGCTTACGCCATTGTCGCCTAAACCTAATGTTGTCAGATATTGGGCTGCGGATAGTGATGAGGAGCACGACCACAAAGTACGCTCTAGAATCACcacttacaaatattataactaTACTTCCGGATATATTCACCACGCTACCATTAATGATCTCCAG TACGACACAAAATACTTCTACGAGATTGGGAGTGGCGATGCGACGCGTCGGTTTTTCTTCACAACGCCTCCCATGGTCGGCCCTGATGTTCCTTACATATTCGGCATCATTG GCGATCTTGGACAGACTTATGATTCGAATCAAACGTTTGAgcattattattcaaattcgAAGGGACAAGCGGTGCTGTTCGTCGGAGATCTTTCGTACGCGGATAATCATCCGTTTCACGATAACAGGAAATGGGATACATGGGGTCGATTTGTTGAGAAGAGCACTGCGTATCAGCCATGGATTTGGACTGCCGGTAACCACGAGATGGATTTTGCTCCAGAAATT GGAGAAAACACCCCGTTTAAGCCTTTTACACATCGGTATCATGTCCCTTACAAAACAGCTCAAAGCTCATCGCCGCTCTGGTATTCCATCAAGCGTGCTTCTGCCTATATCAtagttctttcttcttattctgCTTATG GAACCTATACTCCACAATATCAGTGGCTACAGAATGAGTTTACGAAGGTGAACAGAGAGGAGACTCCATGGTTGATTGTTATGGTTCATTCACCTTGGTATAATAGTTACAACTATCATTATATGGAAGGGGAGAGCATGAGGGTCATGTTTGAATCCTGGTTTGTTGAAAACAAAGTCGATCTTGTTCTTTCAGGCCATGTCCATGCTTATGAGCGTTCG GAACGAGTATCGAATGTGAGATACAATATAACTAATCGATTAAGCTCTCCAATTAGAGACATTAATGCACCAATGTACATAACAATTGGCGATGGCGGCAATATTGAAGGCCTGGCTAACCA GTTCACAGAACCACAACCAAATTACTCGGCATTTAGGGAAGCAAGCTTCGGACATGCATTGCTTGAAATAAAGAATAGAACTCATGCATATTATACATGGCACCGCAACCATGACAATGAGCCTGTTGCTGCTGATTCGCTTTGGATTTACAACAGGTTTTGGTACCCTGAAGACGAGAGTTCTCAATAG